The Peribacillus simplex genome contains a region encoding:
- a CDS encoding spore coat protein, which translates to MPNENKVQNPESPVAKTPQMNDRDFINDMLTTEKYFCNSLSVALHEMSNQALFQDIFSVSKENQEMQRELYNLMFEKGWYSLEKAQSTSLGQSYQQFSGYKNQFPSGTNIQ; encoded by the coding sequence ATGCCCAATGAAAACAAAGTCCAAAATCCAGAATCTCCCGTGGCGAAGACACCGCAAATGAATGACAGGGATTTTATAAATGATATGCTCACAACTGAAAAGTACTTTTGCAACTCTCTTTCCGTTGCCCTGCATGAAATGAGTAACCAAGCATTATTCCAAGACATTTTCTCCGTTTCCAAAGAAAATCAGGAGATGCAGCGAGAACTCTATAACCTTATGTTCGAAAAAGGCTGGTATAGTTTAGAAAAGGCGCAATCCACCAGCTTAGGCCAATCGTATCAACAATTTTCCGGTTATAAAAATCAATTTCCATCTGGAACGAACATTCAATAA
- a CDS encoding metal ABC transporter permease, whose protein sequence is MNDFWIILVGALVAGACSVLGCFLIVRRMTLIGDAISHSVLPGIVLAFLITGTRDSVPMLIGAAALGLLTVFLIQLFQSSGVQSDAAIGIVFTSLFATGIVLVSLYTQQIDFDLEHVLYGEIAYTPWNTMTIAGIEVGPKAVWIVGSCFILNLILIFLFFKQFKLVSFDPSLAAAMGIPVLFFHYLLMSLISLTTVASFDSVGSILVVGMLIIPAATAYLLSDRLSRMILVSIGVGVLSSIIGYYSATILDASISGCMVGSAAILFGLAFLFSPSHGLVSRLLKRRKSKESHA, encoded by the coding sequence ATGAATGATTTTTGGATTATTTTAGTCGGAGCATTGGTGGCGGGTGCTTGCAGTGTATTAGGATGCTTTTTGATAGTCAGGAGAATGACGTTGATTGGGGATGCCATCAGTCATTCCGTTTTGCCGGGAATCGTATTGGCATTTTTGATAACCGGGACCCGTGACTCTGTTCCAATGCTGATAGGGGCAGCTGCGCTCGGCTTGCTCACCGTATTCTTGATCCAGCTTTTCCAATCGTCGGGCGTTCAATCTGACGCGGCGATCGGGATTGTATTCACTTCCCTTTTTGCAACGGGAATCGTACTCGTGAGCTTGTATACGCAACAAATAGATTTTGACCTGGAACATGTCCTTTATGGCGAAATAGCCTATACTCCCTGGAACACGATGACAATCGCGGGAATCGAGGTCGGACCAAAAGCTGTTTGGATTGTCGGCAGTTGCTTTATCCTGAACCTCATACTGATCTTCCTTTTCTTCAAACAGTTTAAACTCGTGTCATTTGATCCATCACTTGCGGCTGCAATGGGAATTCCTGTACTGTTCTTCCATTACTTATTGATGAGCCTCATTTCACTGACAACTGTAGCTTCTTTTGATAGTGTTGGTTCCATTTTAGTAGTTGGAATGCTCATCATACCTGCGGCAACAGCCTATCTGCTGTCAGACCGTTTAAGCCGCATGATATTGGTCAGTATCGGGGTCGGGGTGCTAAGTTCCATCATCGGCTACTATTCAGCCACCATTTTGGATGCTTCGATATCAGGTTGCATGGTGGGATCGGCCGCCATATTATTCGGATTGGCCTTTCTCTTTTCCCCAAGCCATGGCTTGGTCAGCAGATTGCTGAAACGGAGAAAATCAAAGGAATCACACGCATAG
- a CDS encoding arsenate reductase family protein: MGLTLYWYPKCGTCRNAKKWLDNHELQYEAIHIAENPPSRTEIEQLYKISNLELKKFFNTSGQKYRELGLKDKLKEASEAEMLDILSTDGMLLKRPIVTDGTKVTVGFKEEQFEQVWN, encoded by the coding sequence ATGGGCTTAACATTATATTGGTACCCAAAATGCGGCACATGCCGTAACGCGAAGAAGTGGCTGGATAATCATGAACTGCAATATGAAGCGATCCATATAGCGGAAAATCCGCCTTCGCGAACAGAAATAGAACAACTATATAAAATCAGCAATTTGGAATTGAAGAAGTTTTTCAATACCAGCGGTCAAAAATATCGGGAGCTGGGCTTAAAGGATAAGCTGAAAGAAGCTTCTGAAGCAGAGATGCTTGATATATTGTCCACGGATGGCATGCTTCTGAAAAGGCCGATTGTTACAGATGGCACCAAAGTGACGGTAGGTTTCAAAGAAGAGCAATTCGAACAGGTTTGGAACTGA
- a CDS encoding metal ABC transporter permease, which produces MMNILDIITDPNTRWILLGTMFLGLSSGVIGSFAYLRKQSLLGDTLAHAALPGICVAFILTGVKSTSYFLIGAALAGLVAVFLISVLTRYSKIKQDAALGIVLSSFFGFGIVMLTQIQQSEYGNQSGLDTFLFGQTASMVMSDVYMMMTVSFILIFTCTVFFKEFKLLSFDPGFAKGMGLPVVFLDYFIMMLIVAAVVIGIQAVGVVLMASLLITPAVSARYWTERLHIMVILSGIFGMLSGVSGTLISTSVNDLPTGPLIVLSATVWFFFSMLFAPKRGVLSSIWRRVSTKKKYSLEQNRRKGSHSS; this is translated from the coding sequence ATGATGAATATACTGGATATTATTACTGATCCAAATACAAGGTGGATATTGCTTGGCACGATGTTCCTCGGATTAAGCAGCGGGGTCATCGGCAGCTTTGCCTACCTCAGAAAGCAGTCTTTGCTTGGCGACACGCTCGCACATGCAGCGTTACCCGGTATCTGTGTCGCCTTCATTTTAACTGGAGTGAAATCCACTTCCTACTTTCTAATAGGTGCGGCCCTTGCGGGCTTAGTGGCTGTCTTCTTGATCAGTGTGCTTACGAGATACAGTAAGATCAAGCAGGATGCGGCATTGGGAATTGTCTTATCTTCCTTCTTTGGCTTCGGGATTGTCATGCTTACACAGATTCAGCAGAGTGAGTATGGAAACCAGAGCGGATTGGATACCTTTTTATTCGGGCAGACGGCATCAATGGTCATGTCCGATGTATATATGATGATGACGGTTTCCTTTATTCTCATTTTCACTTGTACCGTATTTTTTAAAGAATTCAAATTACTGTCCTTTGACCCCGGGTTTGCTAAGGGGATGGGATTGCCGGTTGTTTTTCTGGATTATTTCATCATGATGCTGATCGTGGCAGCTGTGGTGATCGGCATCCAGGCTGTAGGCGTCGTATTGATGGCATCTTTACTGATCACGCCTGCAGTTTCTGCGAGGTATTGGACCGAACGGCTGCATATCATGGTCATCCTGTCTGGTATATTCGGAATGTTGAGCGGTGTGTCTGGAACGTTGATCAGTACATCGGTCAATGATTTGCCTACAGGACCGTTAATTGTCTTATCCGCGACGGTATGGTTTTTCTTTTCCATGCTTTTTGCACCTAAACGCGGAGTGCTTTCATCTATATGGAGAAGGGTATCGACGAAAAAGAAATATTCTCTCGAACAGAATAGAAGGAAAGGGAGCCACTCATCATGA
- a CDS encoding proline dehydrogenase — translation MERILKNLFLFLSKNKGMTKAAKKYGLRFGASRFVAGESLDMACEVIADLNRKGLAVTIDYLGEFIEDEQEAGKMADECIEAIRMIGTNELDSQLSLKLTSMGLDVSERVVMNNMRRILDEAKAHRVFVTLDMEDFPRCQPTLDVFKNLKSEYNELGTVIQAYLYRTEKDIEELDAYQPNLRLVKGAYKEPRKVAFPEKKDVDENFKKIIKKHMQNGHYTAVASHDEKIIDYTRDLVKNQGIPLNRFEFQMLYGIRTEKQLELAKEGYKVRVYVPYGTDWYGYFMRRLAERPANIAFILKGIFKK, via the coding sequence ATGGAAAGAATTTTAAAAAATCTATTCCTTTTTTTATCAAAGAATAAAGGCATGACAAAGGCAGCGAAAAAATACGGGCTGCGGTTTGGGGCATCTCGTTTCGTGGCTGGGGAATCCTTGGATATGGCATGTGAAGTGATTGCAGATCTTAACCGGAAAGGGCTTGCTGTCACCATTGATTATTTAGGTGAATTCATTGAGGATGAACAAGAAGCAGGGAAGATGGCAGATGAGTGCATCGAAGCGATCCGCATGATCGGCACAAATGAACTGGATTCACAGTTATCCCTGAAGCTGACCTCGATGGGCCTGGATGTGTCCGAACGAGTGGTAATGAATAACATGCGGAGGATATTAGATGAAGCTAAAGCCCATCGTGTATTCGTGACGCTTGATATGGAAGATTTTCCGCGCTGTCAGCCGACTTTGGATGTATTCAAAAACCTTAAGTCTGAATATAATGAATTGGGGACTGTCATCCAGGCTTATCTGTATCGGACTGAGAAGGATATTGAGGAACTGGATGCATACCAGCCAAATCTAAGACTTGTTAAAGGGGCTTATAAAGAACCGAGAAAAGTGGCTTTTCCCGAGAAAAAAGATGTGGATGAGAATTTCAAGAAAATCATCAAGAAGCATATGCAAAATGGCCATTACACAGCCGTGGCCTCACATGATGAGAAAATCATTGATTATACGAGGGACTTGGTCAAAAATCAGGGGATTCCCCTGAATCGATTTGAATTTCAAATGTTATATGGCATCCGCACTGAAAAGCAGCTTGAACTTGCTAAAGAAGGATATAAGGTAAGGGTGTATGTTCCATATGGTACGGATTGGTATGGATATTTCATGCGCCGCCTTGCGGAAAGACCGGCCAATATTGCGTTCATTTTAAAAGGCATATTCAAGAAATAG
- a CDS encoding acyl-CoA dehydrogenase family protein: MSNQTTGNLIKGGAFLVEDITYDQVFTPEDYSDEHKMIAKTAEDFVVNEILPQVEHLENHEFDRSVKLLKHAGEIGLLGADVPEEYSGLGLDKISSALITEKMALAGGFGITHGAHVGIGSLPIVLFGNEEQKKKYLPLLATGEKIAAYALTEPSSGSDALGAKTTAKLNAEGTHYILNGEKQWITNAGFADVFCVYAKIDGEQFSAFIVEREYEGVSTGAEEKKMGIKSSSTRTLILEDVHVPVENLLGVAGKGHVIAFNILNIGRYKLGVGAVGGSKRALEITVAYTNQRQQFKTKISSFNLTKEKLATMAAKIYAAESSVYRTVGLYDQRQSKLTDEQVKDGKSMAAAVAEYAIECSLNKFFASEVLDYVTDEGVQLHGGYGFMQEYEIEKAYRDSRINRIFEGTNEINRLLVPGTFLKKALKGELPLLQKAQGLQEELMMMMPEEPGDEPLAQEKMLVRNAKKIGILAAGLAAQKYGKTLDQEQEILSNIADIASLAYAAESVVLRTEKAIAATGLEKNKQKVLYTEIFVQEAFNEIEQHAKETLIAVETGDTLRIMLSSLRKLTRHNPINVIAKKREASIKVIEAEKYAL, translated from the coding sequence ATGTCAAATCAAACTACAGGTAACCTCATTAAAGGCGGAGCCTTTTTAGTGGAAGATATTACGTATGATCAAGTGTTTACACCGGAAGATTATTCTGATGAGCATAAAATGATCGCCAAAACTGCCGAGGATTTCGTAGTGAATGAAATTCTGCCGCAGGTTGAACATTTAGAAAACCATGAATTTGACCGTTCCGTTAAATTACTGAAACATGCAGGAGAAATCGGTTTACTTGGTGCTGATGTTCCTGAGGAATACAGCGGATTGGGTCTTGATAAAATCAGTTCGGCATTGATTACGGAAAAAATGGCGCTTGCAGGCGGGTTCGGAATTACACATGGTGCACATGTAGGTATCGGATCATTGCCGATCGTATTATTCGGGAATGAAGAACAAAAGAAAAAATATCTCCCTTTACTGGCAACGGGTGAGAAGATTGCAGCGTATGCCTTAACGGAACCAAGCTCAGGTTCAGATGCCTTGGGAGCAAAAACGACGGCAAAATTGAACGCAGAAGGAACACACTATATTTTAAATGGTGAAAAACAATGGATTACAAATGCAGGTTTTGCAGATGTCTTCTGTGTATACGCCAAAATCGACGGCGAACAATTCTCCGCTTTCATTGTTGAGCGTGAATATGAAGGCGTATCAACTGGTGCCGAAGAGAAGAAAATGGGGATCAAAAGCTCATCGACACGTACATTAATACTTGAAGACGTACATGTACCAGTCGAAAACCTTTTGGGTGTAGCAGGAAAAGGTCATGTAATCGCCTTCAATATCTTGAATATCGGCCGCTATAAGTTAGGCGTCGGTGCGGTTGGCGGATCTAAACGTGCCCTTGAGATTACAGTTGCTTATACGAATCAACGTCAACAGTTCAAAACGAAAATTTCCAGTTTTAACTTGACGAAAGAAAAACTTGCAACAATGGCCGCTAAAATTTATGCAGCAGAAAGCTCTGTGTATCGTACCGTTGGCCTTTATGATCAAAGACAAAGCAAATTGACGGATGAGCAAGTGAAAGATGGGAAATCAATGGCGGCTGCAGTTGCTGAATATGCCATTGAGTGTTCATTGAATAAATTCTTCGCTTCCGAAGTATTGGATTATGTTACGGACGAAGGCGTACAGCTTCATGGCGGTTATGGTTTCATGCAGGAGTATGAAATTGAAAAAGCATATCGCGATTCACGTATTAACCGGATCTTTGAAGGGACGAATGAAATCAACCGATTGCTTGTCCCGGGAACTTTCCTGAAGAAAGCACTTAAAGGGGAATTGCCGCTTCTTCAAAAAGCTCAAGGCCTGCAAGAGGAATTAATGATGATGATGCCGGAAGAACCTGGCGATGAGCCACTGGCACAAGAAAAAATGCTTGTTAGGAACGCTAAGAAAATCGGTATTCTGGCAGCTGGCCTAGCGGCACAGAAATACGGCAAAACTCTTGATCAAGAACAAGAAATCCTCTCTAACATTGCCGATATCGCATCCCTTGCCTATGCAGCTGAATCCGTGGTATTGCGTACGGAGAAAGCCATTGCAGCTACAGGCCTGGAGAAGAACAAACAAAAAGTGCTTTACACTGAAATCTTCGTTCAGGAAGCCTTCAATGAAATAGAACAACATGCAAAAGAAACGTTGATTGCGGTGGAAACAGGCGATACTCTTCGCATCATGCTTTCGTCGCTCCGCAAGCTGACAAGACACAATCCGATCAATGTCATTGCGAAAAAACGTGAAGCTTCCATCAAGGTGATCGAAGCGGAAAAATATGCTCTTTAA
- the gcvH gene encoding glycine cleavage system protein GcvH, producing the protein MTTTPKELRYTKEHEWVKTEDGTVRIGITAFAQSELGDIVFVELPEIGDELKANEPFGSVESVKTVSELYAPISGKVVEVNEDLSDNPEYVNESPYEKAWMVVLEPSNSSDIENLMSAEEYESLING; encoded by the coding sequence ATGACAACAACACCAAAAGAACTTCGTTACACTAAAGAACATGAATGGGTCAAAACGGAAGATGGAACAGTGCGCATTGGGATTACAGCTTTCGCACAGTCCGAGCTTGGGGACATCGTATTCGTTGAGCTTCCGGAAATCGGCGATGAATTGAAAGCGAACGAACCATTTGGAAGTGTTGAATCCGTTAAGACCGTTTCTGAGCTTTATGCACCTATCAGTGGCAAGGTTGTTGAAGTAAACGAAGATTTAAGTGACAACCCTGAATATGTAAATGAGTCTCCTTATGAAAAGGCATGGATGGTCGTGCTTGAACCATCTAATAGCAGTGATATTGAAAACTTGATGAGCGCTGAAGAGTATGAGAGTTTAATCAACGGTTAA
- a CDS encoding YuzL family protein: protein MMKRKDNPSKAAVSAASVKGNAGPGAERQHGINKVNSQNNQFKR, encoded by the coding sequence ATAATGAAGCGTAAAGATAATCCTTCCAAAGCAGCCGTAAGCGCAGCAAGCGTTAAAGGCAATGCCGGACCTGGCGCCGAACGTCAACATGGAATCAATAAAGTGAACAGCCAGAACAATCAGTTCAAAAGATAA
- a CDS encoding FtsW/RodA/SpoVE family cell cycle protein, producing the protein MEEQNKFSSRIDFSLVTILLLLCVGSCLAIYSAQTTGQYAENFLIKQIFWYIVGIGIVLGFITLDSDQLKKISWYAYGFGLFLLFLLIIMPSNIVPNINGARSWFVIPGIGSIQPSEFMKVFLILALANVISNHHLKNMLKTIQTDIWLLIKIGLVTGAPLMLIMQQPDLGTSLVILSIMLGMIFISGVTWKILLPIVSGGIVVASTVLYFVLWKPEILEKYLGVKSYQFGRIYSWLDPYNYASSEGYHLTKSLLAIGSGQTTGKGIGSREVYLPESHSDFIFSIIGEEFGFIGSSIIISLFFLLIYHITKTGMDTKNNFYTYICVGVISMLTFHVFQNIGMTVGLLPITGIPLPFISYGGSSLMGNMMAMGLIFSIRYHYKKYMFSTDI; encoded by the coding sequence ATGGAAGAACAAAATAAATTTTCATCTCGAATAGATTTCTCTTTGGTCACAATATTGCTGTTATTATGCGTTGGAAGTTGCCTAGCAATCTATAGTGCCCAAACGACTGGACAGTACGCTGAAAACTTCTTAATTAAACAAATTTTTTGGTATATAGTGGGGATTGGAATCGTATTAGGGTTCATCACACTGGATTCGGACCAACTGAAAAAAATCTCTTGGTACGCCTATGGATTCGGATTGTTTTTGCTATTTTTGCTGATCATTATGCCAAGTAACATCGTACCTAATATAAATGGTGCAAGAAGCTGGTTCGTCATTCCGGGAATCGGTTCGATTCAGCCATCGGAATTCATGAAGGTTTTCCTGATTTTGGCTCTAGCCAATGTCATATCGAACCATCATCTAAAAAACATGCTGAAAACGATTCAAACGGATATCTGGCTGCTTATTAAAATCGGTCTTGTGACCGGTGCCCCCTTAATGTTAATCATGCAACAGCCGGATTTGGGTACCTCGCTTGTCATCCTGTCAATCATGCTCGGAATGATTTTCATTTCAGGGGTAACATGGAAGATCCTGCTGCCGATCGTTTCGGGAGGAATTGTCGTCGCTTCAACGGTCCTGTACTTTGTCCTTTGGAAGCCGGAGATCCTGGAAAAATACCTAGGGGTAAAATCCTATCAATTCGGCCGTATCTATTCTTGGCTGGATCCATATAATTATGCCAGCTCCGAAGGGTATCACTTAACCAAGTCCTTGCTGGCCATCGGCTCCGGCCAGACAACGGGCAAGGGAATCGGTTCGAGGGAAGTGTATTTGCCTGAGAGCCATTCGGATTTCATTTTCAGCATCATCGGTGAAGAATTCGGCTTCATCGGATCAAGTATCATTATTTCCTTGTTTTTCTTATTGATTTATCATATTACAAAAACGGGAATGGACACGAAAAATAACTTCTATACATATATCTGTGTTGGCGTTATAAGCATGTTGACGTTCCACGTCTTTCAAAATATCGGCATGACGGTAGGCCTTTTGCCGATTACGGGGATTCCGCTTCCATTCATCAGTTATGGAGGAAGCTCGCTAATGGGGAACATGATGGCCATGGGCCTAATATTCAGCATTCGGTATCACTATAAGAAGTATATGTTTTCAACGGATATCTAA
- a CDS encoding acetyl-CoA C-acetyltransferase encodes MKEAVIVAGARTPVGRAKKGSLASVRPDDLGALVVKETLKRAGNYEGTIDDLIIGCAMPEAEQGLNMARNIGALAGLPYTVPAITINRYCSSGLQSIAYGAERIMLGQSDTVIAGGAESMSLLPMMGHVTRPNARLAETAPEYYMGMGHTAEAVAKKYGISRDDQDAFSVRSHQKAAKAIAEGKFSDEIVPVEVTLRSVGPDLKLKEKSFTFTQDEGVRPGTTAEVLKKLRPAFSVTGSVTAGNSSQTSDGAAAVMVMDGEKASSLGMKPMGKFRSFAVAGVPPEIMGIGPIAAIPKALKLAGLELSDIGLFELNEAFASQSIQIIRELGLNEEIVNVNGGAIALGHPLGCSGAKLTLSLLHEMKRRNQQFGVVTMCIGGGMGAAGVFELLA; translated from the coding sequence ATGAAAGAAGCGGTAATAGTAGCTGGAGCAAGGACTCCGGTAGGAAGAGCGAAAAAAGGTTCTCTTGCCAGTGTACGTCCTGATGATTTAGGGGCTCTTGTTGTAAAGGAAACGTTAAAGCGGGCAGGGAATTATGAAGGCACCATAGATGACCTGATTATCGGTTGTGCAATGCCTGAAGCGGAGCAAGGATTGAACATGGCGCGTAACATTGGAGCATTGGCAGGATTGCCTTATACAGTACCGGCCATAACGATTAATCGTTACTGTTCAAGCGGGCTGCAAAGTATCGCTTATGGAGCGGAAAGAATCATGCTCGGCCAAAGTGATACAGTCATTGCAGGCGGAGCGGAATCCATGAGCCTTTTGCCAATGATGGGCCATGTAACACGTCCGAACGCGAGACTTGCGGAAACGGCACCGGAATATTATATGGGCATGGGTCATACAGCTGAAGCCGTTGCAAAAAAATACGGCATTTCCCGTGACGATCAAGATGCATTTTCCGTTAGAAGTCATCAAAAGGCGGCTAAGGCCATTGCAGAAGGAAAGTTTTCCGATGAGATCGTACCGGTTGAAGTGACCCTCCGTTCAGTGGGCCCAGATCTTAAATTAAAGGAAAAGTCATTTACTTTTACACAGGATGAGGGCGTTCGTCCAGGCACGACTGCTGAAGTGCTAAAAAAACTAAGACCTGCATTTTCTGTTACAGGATCCGTAACAGCAGGGAATTCGTCACAAACGAGTGACGGTGCAGCCGCGGTGATGGTCATGGATGGGGAAAAGGCCTCTTCATTAGGGATGAAACCGATGGGTAAGTTCCGTTCCTTTGCTGTAGCGGGAGTACCGCCTGAAATTATGGGCATCGGTCCGATTGCAGCCATTCCTAAAGCATTGAAACTAGCAGGTCTTGAGTTATCGGATATTGGTTTATTTGAATTGAATGAAGCCTTTGCTTCCCAATCCATTCAAATCATTCGTGAGCTCGGATTGAATGAAGAGATTGTCAATGTAAATGGCGGAGCCATCGCTTTAGGCCATCCACTAGGATGTTCGGGAGCAAAATTGACATTAAGCCTGCTTCATGAAATGAAGCGCAGAAACCAACAGTTCGGAGTCGTGACAATGTGCATCGGCGGCGGAATGGGTGCTGCCGGAGTATTTGAATTATTGGCATAA
- a CDS encoding 3-hydroxyacyl-CoA dehydrogenase/enoyl-CoA hydratase family protein, translated as MVRQIRKAAVLGSGVMGSGIAAHLANIGIPTLLLDIVPRELTEDEKKKGLTLDDKQVRNRISQTAITKLLKQKPAPLSAKGNIALIEAGNLEDDISRLKDVDWIIEVVVEKLEVKQNVFAQVDQHRKPGSIVSSNTSGISIEAMAEGRSEDFQKNFLGTHFFNPPRYLKLLEIIPTKATSPEVLEFMKRFGEDVLGKGVVEAKDTPNFIANRIGTYGLLVTLREMQKGGYSVGEVDSVTGPLIGRATSATFRTLDVVGLDTFEHVARNVYDQVDGEEKEVFKIPDFMNEMLKNGWLGSKSGQGFFLKKGKEILELNPDTLEYDARKRLKTPSIEMAKQAKGLENKMKALVYSEDRAGQLLWNVLNPALVYSAQLLGDIADDIVAIDQAMKWGFGWSTGPFETWDAIGMEKSVARMEAEGITVPKWVKDMLAKGITSFYKEENGIVHYYDDGEYKELVENPKVINLKAIKKQKGVIKKNSGASLMDIGDGVALLEFTSPNNAIGLDIIQMINAAVDEAEANFKGLVIGNQGKNFCVGANIAMMLMEAQDDNIFELDMVISQFQKAMLKIKYSAVPVVVAPFNMTLGGGAEVSLPAARIQATTETYMGLVEAGVGLIPGGGGTKELYVKTLKNMPKGVDFDLQKVANQVFETVAMAKVSTSAEEARENNFLNSADGISVNADHQLYDAKQAVLSMHEQGYTAPARTKIPVVGETGYAALLLGAESMRLSGFLSDHDLVIAKELAYVLAGGKLPFGTEVDEQYILNLEKQAFLKLISTPKSQARMQHMLVKGKPLRN; from the coding sequence TTGGTTCGACAAATACGAAAGGCTGCTGTTCTAGGGTCAGGAGTTATGGGATCAGGGATTGCTGCACACCTTGCTAACATCGGCATTCCGACTTTACTATTGGATATTGTACCTCGTGAACTCACTGAGGATGAAAAGAAAAAGGGACTTACATTAGATGATAAACAAGTGCGTAACCGCATCAGCCAAACTGCGATTACGAAACTTTTAAAACAGAAACCAGCTCCGCTTTCGGCTAAGGGAAACATTGCGTTGATCGAGGCGGGAAACCTGGAAGATGATATAAGTCGTTTAAAGGATGTCGATTGGATCATCGAAGTGGTCGTTGAGAAGCTTGAGGTTAAGCAAAATGTGTTTGCCCAGGTTGATCAGCATCGTAAACCGGGAAGCATCGTTTCATCGAATACATCCGGAATTTCAATCGAAGCGATGGCAGAGGGCCGTTCGGAGGATTTTCAAAAGAACTTCCTGGGAACCCACTTCTTCAATCCGCCGCGTTATCTTAAATTGTTGGAGATCATCCCTACTAAAGCAACTTCACCAGAAGTGCTCGAATTCATGAAACGATTCGGCGAAGATGTACTGGGAAAAGGTGTCGTCGAAGCCAAGGATACCCCTAACTTCATCGCAAACCGTATTGGAACTTATGGTTTATTGGTCACTTTGCGCGAAATGCAAAAAGGCGGATACAGTGTCGGTGAGGTCGATTCGGTTACAGGTCCGTTGATTGGAAGGGCAACTAGCGCTACTTTCAGGACACTTGATGTAGTTGGATTGGATACATTTGAACATGTTGCCAGAAACGTATATGACCAGGTGGATGGAGAAGAAAAAGAAGTTTTCAAAATACCTGATTTCATGAATGAAATGCTTAAGAATGGGTGGCTTGGAAGCAAGTCAGGCCAAGGTTTTTTCTTGAAAAAAGGCAAGGAAATCCTTGAACTGAATCCCGATACCCTTGAATATGATGCACGGAAAAGATTAAAAACGCCTTCCATCGAAATGGCTAAACAGGCCAAGGGCTTGGAAAATAAAATGAAAGCGCTTGTTTATAGCGAAGACCGTGCAGGCCAATTACTTTGGAATGTTCTCAATCCGGCGCTTGTGTATTCTGCCCAGCTGCTTGGGGACATCGCGGATGACATCGTGGCGATCGATCAAGCGATGAAATGGGGCTTCGGATGGTCCACAGGTCCCTTTGAAACCTGGGATGCGATAGGTATGGAAAAATCGGTAGCCCGAATGGAAGCGGAAGGCATCACCGTTCCGAAATGGGTGAAGGATATGCTCGCTAAAGGCATCACTTCTTTCTATAAAGAAGAAAATGGCATTGTTCACTATTATGATGATGGTGAATATAAAGAACTTGTCGAAAATCCTAAAGTGATCAATCTTAAAGCGATCAAGAAGCAAAAAGGCGTAATCAAGAAAAACAGTGGTGCTAGCTTGATGGATATCGGCGATGGAGTGGCTCTTCTTGAATTCACTTCACCGAATAATGCAATCGGTCTTGATATCATACAAATGATCAATGCGGCGGTCGACGAGGCGGAAGCGAATTTTAAAGGCTTGGTCATCGGAAACCAAGGAAAGAATTTCTGTGTAGGCGCCAATATTGCAATGATGCTGATGGAAGCGCAGGATGACAATATTTTTGAACTCGATATGGTCATCAGCCAATTCCAAAAGGCGATGCTTAAAATTAAGTACAGTGCAGTTCCCGTAGTGGTTGCCCCGTTTAATATGACACTTGGCGGGGGGGCTGAAGTGTCACTTCCGGCAGCCCGCATCCAGGCAACGACCGAAACGTATATGGGATTAGTGGAAGCTGGCGTAGGTTTGATCCCAGGCGGCGGCGGGACTAAAGAACTTTATGTGAAGACGTTGAAGAATATGCCGAAGGGCGTCGACTTCGACTTACAGAAAGTGGCCAACCAAGTATTTGAAACGGTCGCCATGGCAAAAGTTTCGACCTCAGCCGAGGAAGCGAGAGAGAATAATTTCCTTAATTCAGCTGATGGAATAAGCGTGAATGCGGATCATCAGCTATATGATGCGAAACAGGCGGTACTTTCCATGCATGAACAAGGTTATACCGCTCCAGCCCGCACAAAGATCCCTGTCGTAGGTGAAACTGGATATGCCGCACTTCTATTAGGGGCGGAATCCATGCGCCTTTCAGGATTCTTATCAGATCATGACCTTGTCATAGCCAAAGAGCTTGCATACGTCCTGGCAGGAGGAAAACTCCCATTTGGCACGGAAGTAGATGAACAGTATATCTTGAACCTGGAAAAACAGGCTTTCCTAAAACTGATTTCGACTCCGAAATCCCAGGCAAGGATGCAGCACATGCTTGTTAAAGGTAAACCACTCCGTAATTGA